AAAGATTTTGACTGGATAATCGCAACAGGTGTTCATATAGATGAAATTGACAGGTACGTAGAAAATACAGACAGTGAGAGTAAAGCAGAATCAAGGAAAATCGTAATGCAACTTATGGGATTGATTTTGATAATAGTAGCAGCTGGAATATCACTAGTAATTCATATAGAGGGAATTTATTCAAATAAAATCAATAAGAATCTAAAAAGAGAAGCAGATATAGATGCTCTTACAAATGCATTTAGCCGAAGAAGAGGAGTAGAAGAACTTTCTAATGCTCATAGGTCTTATATGAGAGGTAATAAAAATCCAGCAATTATGATGTTTGATTTAGATAGATTTAAGCTGATTAATGATAATTATGGTCACGATGTAGGAGATATGGTTCTTAGAAGAACTGTGCAAAGTATCAATGAAGTAGTAAGAAGCTCAGATATTATTATAAGATGGGGTGGAGATGAGTTTATAGGAATATTTTATGGACTGAAAAAAGAAAATACTATAAAAATCGCTCAAAAAATTCTAGATACTATTAATGCTATTGAGATTCCAGTAAAAACTAGTGATGTTGATGATATAGTAAAGATAGAAATGTCCATAGGAGTAACTTATTTTTCTAAGTCGGATAGACAGCCCTCTGATGCAGTAAAAAGAGCGGATGATGCTATGTACGAGTCAAAAGAAACAGGAAGAAATAAAGTCAGTTTTTTTGATGTGGAGGATGTAGATGAGTGATGAAAAGTATATAATGAGTTCGCTTAGCAATGCTTTAGATATATTGGATTTACTTAGCAAAAGAAATAATATTGGGGTTATGGATATCAGTAAAGAGATGGGAATCAGTAAATCTAGTATATTTAAAATGCTATATACTCTTGAGGCTAAAGGTTTTGTAAGAAAAGACTATGATGCCAAATATAGCTTAGGGATGAAGTTTTTAGAATATGGATTTAATATTTTAAACAATCAAAGCATAGTTGAGGTTGTAATGCCGCATATTAAGGAAATAAGAGACAGGCATAATGAAACTACTCATTTAGGAGTAATAGATGAAGATTTAAATGTGTTTTTTATGATTAAAGAATCGAGTAATGCTTCCATACAGATGGCTTCACAAATAGGTAAAAAAATGCCTTACTATGCAACGGCTGTAGGAAAAGTGCTGATTTCAGATAATCTTAGTGATGAGTTGATTGACAGAGTAAGAAAAAGTCAATTCATAGCGTTTACTGAAAATACTATCACAGATTCAGAGAAATTTTTAGAGCATTTGAAAATGGTTAAGAAGGATGGATATGCATCTGATATGCAGGAGTATGAGATAGGGCTTACTTGTTTTGCAATGGGTATAAAAAATTATACTGGGAAAACTGTTGCAGCTATTAGTATTTCGGGACCAACTGATAGAATGACAGAGAACAAGAAAACTCTTCTTAGTACTTTGAAAGCACAGACTGATAATATTTCAAGAGAGCTAGGACATATTTTAAAATAGCAATATGAAATTTTATAATTAATCGAATAAAAATCTTTGCAATGCTGATGATATATGGCTTTGCAAAGGTTTTTTATTTTTGGATAGAAAAATAATATATAAAGGCAACAGTAATAGTTCATTATAAGGTTAAAGTGTTATTATGAAAGACATGTGTTTGACTTATAAATTCAGATGATTTATAATGTAATCAATAATTAGAAACGTAGTTTCTTATAGAGAAACTATATTGAAGGGAGGCAATTTTATGAAGGAGATTCGATTTCATGGGCGTGGAGGTCAAGGTGTAGTAAAATCAGCTCAAATAATAGTTCAGACAGTAGTTGAATCTGGACTCTATGGTCAGTTCATTCCTTTTTTTGGAGTAGAGAGAAAAGGTTCTCCAGTGTTTGGATTTTTGCGCATTGATGATTCTGAAATTAGAGTAAAGTGCCAAGTTTATAATCCAGAGGTACTGATGATTTTTGATGATACCTTATTAAAAATGCCTCAGACTTTTGCTGGATTAGAAGAAAATGCAATTGTAATCATAAATACTACTAAAAATATTGAAGATCTTAATTTACCAGATATAAAAATGAAAGTATATACAGTTGATGCCACTGGTATAGCACTTGAGACTATAGAAAAGGATATCCCAAATACAGCTATGCTAGGAGCTTTTGCAAAGGCTACAGAACTAGTGAATTGGTATATTCTAAAAGACAAAATTAAGCTTGCATTTAACGAAGACAATGTTATGTCAGCTCAGCTTGCTTTTGAAAGGGTAAAGCTATCTAAATAGGTAGATGATTGAAGGAGGGTTCTTATGTCTAGGAATTTTATAACTCCAATAGGAGATGAAGGTATATATACGCTTGATACTGGAAGCTGGAGAACTTTTAGACCGATTATGAATAAGGATAATTGTGTAGAGTGCGGAATATGTATGAGCTTTTGCCCAGTAGGAAGCATCACTGGAAATAAGCAAAAAATATATGCTATAGATTATAAATTTTGCAAGGGTTGTGGAATCTGTGCTTATGAATGTCCATCAAAAGCAATAGATATGGTAAAGGAAGGGGATTAATATGGATAAGAATAAGATTGTAGCTATAAGTGGTAATAAATCAGCTGCAATAGGAGCAGCACTTTCAAAACCTGATTTGATTGCAGCATATCCTATTACTCCTCAGTCTTCTGTAGTAGAGGCTCTAGCTGACAT
This is a stretch of genomic DNA from Acetoanaerobium sticklandii. It encodes these proteins:
- a CDS encoding 2-oxoacid:acceptor oxidoreductase family protein — its product is MKEIRFHGRGGQGVVKSAQIIVQTVVESGLYGQFIPFFGVERKGSPVFGFLRIDDSEIRVKCQVYNPEVLMIFDDTLLKMPQTFAGLEENAIVIINTTKNIEDLNLPDIKMKVYTVDATGIALETIEKDIPNTAMLGAFAKATELVNWYILKDKIKLAFNEDNVMSAQLAFERVKLSK
- a CDS encoding IclR family transcriptional regulator, whose protein sequence is MSDEKYIMSSLSNALDILDLLSKRNNIGVMDISKEMGISKSSIFKMLYTLEAKGFVRKDYDAKYSLGMKFLEYGFNILNNQSIVEVVMPHIKEIRDRHNETTHLGVIDEDLNVFFMIKESSNASIQMASQIGKKMPYYATAVGKVLISDNLSDELIDRVRKSQFIAFTENTITDSEKFLEHLKMVKKDGYASDMQEYEIGLTCFAMGIKNYTGKTVAAISISGPTDRMTENKKTLLSTLKAQTDNISRELGHILK
- a CDS encoding 4Fe-4S dicluster domain-containing protein gives rise to the protein MSRNFITPIGDEGIYTLDTGSWRTFRPIMNKDNCVECGICMSFCPVGSITGNKQKIYAIDYKFCKGCGICAYECPSKAIDMVKEGD